The DNA segment CGCACGGCAATGACGCAATCAAGCACGCTGTGAGCCCTGCCCCTTAAAGACACAAGAGTGCTTTGGGCTCTTGTGAGCGACGGCCCCTCCGCAGCGCTGATGTCCACCTGGGCTGGCAAGGCCAGACCTGGCACCGACCTTTTTCCTTAGCCCGGCCCGGGTTAACTGCCTGGTTGCAGGCATCTGTGCATCGGCAGAGGAGAGGGGTCCCGGGCCCCGCGTTCTACAGTGCAGTTAATGAATCCTCGCTCTCCTTCCCGCTCCCCAGGTCTTGCCCCAGTCGGCCCCGTCTGACCCGCGCAGTCCCGCGCGAGTCCGCTCGGGTGTGTGTATGGCGGGGGGGCGGGGGCAGCTCCTCAGTCCACCTTCAAGAATTGCACCTGGAGGTAGGAGGTCAAACCCGGGGAGGCGGGTCCCGGCGCGGCGGTGGAGCCCCGGCGATCTGCGGCCCAGGCCCTACCCCGCCTCCGCTCCGGGATCCGGGCGCGGGCCGCGGCTCCCGTGTTCTTTTGCCAGATGGCGGATTCCTGCCCCAGTCCTGAATTGGAGCCCGAGTCGGTGTTCCCGCGGGAGGTCAGGCTCTTCGCTGACTCCTACTCGGAGAAGAGCCGGTTCCGTTTCTGTGGGCACGTGCTGAGCATCACGCAGAACTTCGGGTGCCGCCTCGGGGTGGCGGCGCGCGTGTGGGAAGCGGTGAGGAGTGGGCGGCTCCGAGCGAGGGTCCCCGGGAAGGTCGGACCCCAACACTCTCCCATACAGAGCCACCCCGCGATAgtctttgttctcctttttctcccATAGGGTCTGAGCCTGTGCAACTTTTTCGAAAGTCAACGTGTGGATTTCCGAGGCAAGAAAGTGATCGAactgggcgcgggcacgggcatCGTGGGGATCTTGGCAGCGCTGCAGGGTGCGTCAGCTTTGCGGCGGAGAGGGCAGGAGGGACAGGGACGTGGAGAAATTGTCCTTCCTGGGTCCTTAAGAGCAGGGAGTGGTTTGGGACCAGCCCAGTCCCTTCTTTTtaacaaagtttttttttcttttttgttttgacaGCGTCTGATTGGCTGTCAAAGCACCCAGGGTGGCTGATTTGGGGGCAGGAAATAAAAATCGGGCTGGCCTTAGTAGGTGTTTTTCCTATCTTTTGATCTTTGTGACTGCATGGTCAGTGCTGTCACTTACAATCTGCTTTGGACATGGTCTGTCAAAATGCATTTATGGGGGTACCCTGTAGGGGGAACAACCTGCAGGTATTAAACCAAATGAGTAAGCTTTATAACTATTatgaatgtattttatatttttggggTTTTGATTGCTTGGGAGAAATAAGCTTAGGCATTTCTGAGAATTAGGGTCGTTTTATGGGAAGTGGGGTAAGAATTAGGCACCATAGACTTGGGAAAAGAAATGGTAAGGAAAATTTGCTTCACTTTTGTTGAAAACCAAAAACTACAAAGGGAACAGTTtgttaatttataatttaatggGGAGGACAAACCTCACACCAAAAACACTCATTTGGAAACAGGATGTCATCTccctgggaatgcaaattaacaAGTCTGCACTCATAGGGACCCAATGGGGTCACATTAAGGGACCCAGATGGAGGCATTCATTCTTCTATTCTGGTAACCAGTGTATATTTGGAGTTCCCCGTGGGGCAAAAATCATGCCAGGTATTGGGATACAACAATGAGTAAGACAGATTTCCTCTCTCCGTGGAGCTTGTAGTCTAGTGGGGAAGACGAGATGATCTGGCACCAGATCTATGTGAGGTAGGCACAGAGCCACGCTCTGGCCATAACTCCCTTGACTCCCTGGGAATCCATCAAGGAGAGAAGCTCTTTTAGATGAGGCAAACAGTGTGAACACAGCAGGTTCAGAGAGAAGGTAGGGAGCATCAACAGCAGTTGCCATGCAGGATGAATGGGTGAAAGGTGGGAAGTTATGCTAAAATGGGAGAAAAAGTATATAATATAGAAGGAAACACCTACATGCTTTTGCTCAAAGACTGCTTCTCCTCCTTTGTCCCAGTTCAACTGTCAAGTTAGAACTCTGGATGTCGTCTCATCCCTTAACCTCTCCCCTCACATCCCAACAATCAGCCAGTCCTGTGGTTCATATATCCTTAATATGTTCCCGATTCTCTACTCTTCTTTGCACCATCTCTAGTGCAGGCCActgccctcccttccctgctTTTTCGCGAGTGTCTTCAATCTTTCCTATGGGAAAGTTTGGCATGTCCAAACTAGATCTTATGATCTTCCTCCACCAAACCTTCCCCCCCACCAACCTCAGGCTTCTCCCATCTCAGTTAATCAAACCAACACCCACATGGTGGGAAACCTAGACATCACCTTTGACGCGTCCCTTTGTCTTACCCCCATATTCATTATTCAAGTACTGTTGATTTTATTCCCTAAAAAGTCTCTTGAATCCCCTCATGTTTTTCCACTAGTACTGATGGCTACCCAGCCCAGGCCACCACCATCACATGCCTGGACTACTACATTTAGTGAGACTTGTCTTCCTGCTCTGACTCCCTGTGGGCTCCTAGACCTCTGCCAACCACCCAGAAGTCCAAGTGGTCTTCCTTACGCAATTGTAACCCCCACCAACCCAAACTTCAAAGGCTTTTTGGTGCTCTTGGCATAGAACCTACACCCTTAGTATGGCCTCCAaggctctgcctccctctccctgtcctgtCCTCCTGTGCTGTTGACCTTCTGTCAGCAATTCAAGCCTCTCTTCACATTCCCTTCCTGAGAGCCTTCACACAGGCTGTACCCTGTGTCTGAAGTCCTGTAACACCTGGTGAATGTATATGCGTCTTTCAGTGCTCAGCTCAAACGTCACTTCCAAGGGAAGACCTTCTtgaccctcccacccccaggctaGCCTAGACCCTCCTAGTATGTGCGCAACTGCGTTGACTGGCTTCCCTTTAAATTTGCTGTCACTAACCTTCAGTGAGTTTTCATTACTGTTCCTTCATCCACTTATTCTTCTGTTTCTTACCTTCTTGCCCTTTAAACCTCCAAATGCCTCCTCCTCTATCTTCACCCTCAGCTGATGACTTTGTTTCCTATCTCAACTGATTGCctttattttctcagaaaatgTCCACACGTTCATATCTGCTCACCTAACTGTTTGTATGTGCTGCCTTCTCCTCTGTTACCATGGATAACACGCTGTGTGCCTAGCTAAGGTCAAACCCTCCACTTGTCATGAGACCCTAAATCTTCTCCTCTACTCAGACATTGTTCCAGCAACCTCCCTGCCCACTCCCAGTCTCTCCCACATTAtcagttcttttcctttctgggtcatcctgtgtgtgtgcgtgtgtgtgtgtactcgtgcaatatgtgtatatatatataagtatgcaTATAGACATGCTGTAATTTCTCCTATCTCAGGAAAAACTCTCGATCCTACATATTCTTACAGTTAACAGCCCATTTCTCTATTATGCTTTGCAACAAAACTCAAAAGTTCATCCTGTTTATAGTTCCTCTCTTCCTGTTCTTTCCTAAGTCcattccacacacacaccccatgtgTCCTCCACTCCAGTTGCTCAAATCATGTGAGCATCATTTCCTAGCCTCCATCATTCACTGGCCTCCTTGAAACACTCCTTCCTCCTTGAAACACTTCCTTTGGTTTCCAGGGCACCATATTTCTGGTTTCTGCCCACTTCATTGCCACTCTTCTCCATCTTTTCATCTTCACAGCAGAAAATTTGAGTGCCTTAGGCCTCAGGAGCAGTCCTTTGAAGCCCCCTCCCTTTTTTGTCTGCACTCACTCCTGAACAATCCCATAGCCTTATAGCTTTAAATGCCCTTCCTATGCTGATGACTCTAGAACCCTGCCATTTCTATCTCCAGATTTGTTTGTGTCACTTCCTTCATATTCTGTATCTTCATGTGGTTGTCTGATGGACATCTCAAACTTAATATGTCCAGAAAGAAATTCATGGTCTTCCTGTGCAATCCTGTTCCACCTGCAGCCTTCCTCATCTAAATGAATGGCACTTCGGTCTTCTAGTTGGTCAGGCCAGACATCTTGGAGCCATCCTCAACTTCTCTCTCTAATACTTCATATCCAATCTGTCAGCAAACCGTGTCTACTCTACCTTCAAAATTCTTCAGGATCTGACTACTTATGGTTCAGACCATCGTCATCTCTCACCTCCGTCACTGCAGCCACCTCCTAACTAGTCTCCTTGCTTCTGACCTTGCCCCTCTGCAGCCTTTTCTcatcacagcagccagagtgatcctttTAGAGCGTAAGTCAGTTTATGCCATTCTTCCATTTAAAATTCTCCAATAGCTTCCTATCTCACTCAGACTAAAAGCCATATTTCTCAGTCTCCTTAAAGGCTCTGGTGAGGATCCCCTTCTACATCTCCCTCATGCCCTCCGCTCTAGCCactggcctcccacctgttcacCAGACCTGCCAGGCACATTCCTGCCTCAAAGTCTTTGCTGTTGCTAGTCCCTCCTTTGGTACATTTTAGCCTGAGAGATCCCCATGGTTTGCTCCACCATTTCCTTCAGATCTTTGCCCAAACCACCTGCTCAGTGAGGCTTTCCTTAAGCACCCAATTTACATTACATTCCCTGTCCGGTCCCTCAAGCAGTTCTtatcctccctccctgcttcattcttcctgTGGCACTTGTTGCCATCTGACACagtgtatttcatttgttttgtttgtgttgtctggttgttGCCATTCGACTATAAGCCTACTGAGTAGAGAGAGTCTTGTCTAACTGGTTCATTGGTGTATTCTCAGCACCTGGCATATATGCACATAGTAAatatcaatgaatgaataaattcttaGTACTTCGTGTTTCTGTAAGAGTCATGGTTATGATTCAGTAGTTCTGCAGTACCTGGTGTGTGTGTCTCTACCTCcataataaaaattacagaagCTAAGGTTTTGTCTTGCTCACCACTCTACCTCAGAACTTAGTAGCTGCTGAATACATACATTTATTGCATGAATGAAGCTTTCTAAAGTGCTGATCTGATCATCTCCACCCTCTACTTCTACCCTTGAAACCTTGTGCCCTCAGGATCAAGCCTGGTTCTCCTGTCATGTCATAGTTATTCTCTCTTTACTGTCATGTCTTGACACCTTTCTCCTGTCTTCCACGTCCTCTAAGATCCAGCTTTCGTTGAATATGCCATGCTCTTTCACCACCAGCCCTTTGTACTTTCCGTTCTCAGCTTGGAAATCTCCATCTGACTAACTCCTTGTCCTTTAAGGCTCATCAGGGCCATGTCTTCTGGGAGGCTTCCCAGACCCAGGCTGGCTTGTGTCAGTACGTGGTGGATGTACAGCCCATCTCCCATTAGTCCTGCCCTGGCTTTTGCTGATAACTGATCATTGTATCTTGGGCAGAGAGGTTGAAGATTAGCTCAGAGAGAATGTTGATGCTGTAGAATGTAGAGTAATGAGAATGGCAGTGGATGAGATGGAGGTTAGGGCAACCAAAAGccaaactgtggactttgggtcATCAAGACATTGTCTTGTAGGTCCTGAGGTCTCTAGACCTTCTGGTCAGGAGCTGAGACCCCTTGGTTGGTCCCTCTGACTTgcatttctcctcttcctctctctcaggaGGGGATGTTACCATCACTGACCTGCCCCTGGCCCTAGAGCAGATCCAGGGCAACGTCCAGGCCAATGTGCCAGCTGGAGGCCAGGCCCAGGTCCATGCCTTGTCCTGGGGGATTGACCAGCATGTTTTCCCTCGAGACTATGACCTGGTGCTGGGTGCTGATATCGTGTACCTGGAGCCCACCTTCCCACTGCTGCTGGGCACCCTCCAACACCTGTGTGGACCCAATGGCACCATATACCTGGCCTCCAAGATGAGAGAGGAGCACGGGACAGAGAGCTTCTTTCAGCACCTCCTGCCCCAGCATTTCCAACTGGAGCTGGCCCAGCGCGATGAAGATGAGAATGTCAACATCTATACGGCCAGGCACAGGGAACCAAGACCTGTTTGACATCACTCTTCTGTTCCTCTGAACCCCTTGTCCTAATGAAAGAACTGCCATCACTTCAAAGCCATAATGAGGATCAAAAAGTATGGATTCTCTtgcctctctctttcttccttccctctttgttCCCTCAGGTACTCCTAGGAGGTGCCTGCTTGCTAGGAATCCTAGAGCTCTAACCACTAGGTTAGAGCACACAGGAAGTTCCTAGCTTCTGTGCTCAGAGGAGGAGGTTGGGAGGATACCTGGGATTTTTAGAGCGAGGGGAGGGTGTTAAATGGGATGTGAAGGCAGTGGCTGCAGAGAGGCTGTCACTGATCTCTTCCAGTCCTGTTGTCCTTTCATAGagaaaggatttttttgttttggtcagATTctgatagaatttttttaaagggaaagaatGAGCATTAAGGATTTCTTTTGCATCTAAAGAAGTTGGGCTTTTGATGGGGCTGGGAAGGAGGAAGCCTCAGACCTCTCACTTATTGCTTCCAGAGACAGTCTGGTGGGACCGTGGCTCTAACTGGGTCAAGTCCTCCCAGCCCTGAAGCTGGGGAAAGGCAGCAGAGCTGTCCCTTGGACTGtagcttcttaatttttttcagagtTGGAGACCTGATCATTAAGTACTAGTTTCTTCtcatctttgctttttttttttaggtttccaagtcctatcaaccctttcttcCTCATTTGTTTTGCCTTCACCTCTTTTCTTTTCCCACTGTGGTACTGCTGGTTGGCACTGTCTGGGGCCACATATTACCTCTCAGCACTCCTGGCttccagtctctcctcttcaagACATTTTGCAAACTTGTCATTTTCCAGAATCAGCTCTGATTAGCTTCTGGTGCCTACAGAAGTAAGGATGAGTTCCCCTGTGTAGTATTTGGTCTACCCCATGGGATCCCCAAGTGCCCTTCCACTTCATTTTCTACTGATTTCCTACATGTATTGCAATGTCTGGCCAAATGACAAATGTCTATTCTTTGTTCCCCAAGTCCACATCAAGACTCCCtgacttcttccttctttttgatgATTGCCTTACAGGAAGGGCTATTTCTACCTGTCAAAATCTTCATGACTCTTAGCCTCTTGAAAAAGCCTTTCCTGAGTCTCCTGTTTGggtgtggttttttttgtttgctctAGACTCTTCAACTGTTTGTTCATCTTATGGCCCTTACCTTGTCTTGAGTGGTCATTTGTCTGCTCTCTATTTTCTCACCCTTAGGTTACCCTGGAGGCTAGGCCAGTGGTTTACTCCTCTCTAATCCCCGGAggcctagcacagtacctggcacacagtaggtgttcaacaaatattttgctcattcaacaaatatttactaggtTAGTTGGAGGGATCCACCCTACCTAGGTGACCTTGGCCAAATTTCTGAACCCACCCATCTGCCTCAGCAGTTTGTCATGAGTCATAATGGATAACGAATCTGAAAAGTGCAGttgaaataaagaaacaaagtgTTAATACGTGTCTTGTATTGTTAGTGATTGCAACTTTGTCTCATGGTTTACATTGCTTACCTGTGGGGGGTAACTGTCCTGTGCGATATAGGGGAGGTGAGTGTGCCCCTCCGGCCGGCAGATAGCGCCATCCTTGCTTGGCGCGTTCCGGTGGAGAGGTTTGGCCCTGTCACCGCGCCGTAGGCCGTGGCCTCCGCGGAGCGCCGGCCGGCGGCGTGTAGGACAGTCGGAGAGATGTCACTGCTTCGGTCGTTGCGCCTCTGCTTGGTCGCGCGGACCGGGAGCTGCCAGGTGAGAGGTCCCAGCCCGGCAGCGACTTGCCTTCCTCCCGTGCGCCTGGAACGCAACCTTCCCTTCTTCAAAGCCGCGTTCTACTTCTCCCCGGCCCCATCGCCGCCGCGATCCAGCCCCGTTGGCTGCCTCCCCCGCGCCCTGAGCGACACCTTCCCAAGAACGCCCTCTTAGCTCCCGAGCTCCTCATGCTTCCTGTTCTCATCCCTTTCTACTTACCCATGGCAGGCGGGGCCCCTTCGGCTCCAGGCGCCTCGGCGGTGGCACACATCTCACGCTGGGCTCGGCCTGACCTCGGCCTCTGGCAAGGAGCTCCTCATGAAGCTGCGGCGAAAAACGGGTTATTCCTTTGTAAACTGCAAGAAAGCTCTGGAGACTTGTGGCGGGGACCTCAAACAggtgtgggggaggagggagtggaAAGCAGGGCGGGGGGCTAGGGCCTCACCTCAGAATCGTAGGTAAGTGGCCCATAACAGCGGAGCCCTGGTTTAAATGACAGCCTCACTCTCTGAGTTGGAAGCAATTGACTCAGGACTTCAGGGTCTAACAATCCCTATTCCATGCAGGACTGCTGTGTTGTTTCCTGTTGCTTGGAGCGGAAAGGGCTTGTGTGAGCACTGGAGTCAGACCCACCAGGACTCAAACCGTGGTGCCCTCACACTAACCCTGTGATCTGGGACCTTACTTAAATTTAGAATGTTGTATTGTTcttgtctttaaaatgaaaacactactATCTGCCCCATAGGGCTGTTATAAAGCCAGAACTTATCCAAAACACCAGGCACAATGCTTGGTATTCGGCATTTAGTGGTAGGCTGCCAGTATTTTCGTTTCTTTTATAGAATTGAGGGGAAGAATTAGGGAACCTGAACATATTTTAGAGCCCTGTTGAGTTCTCTAAGTTTTGTGGCTTTGTCATCTgccctttttcttttcaatttataGGCGGAGAGCTGGCTCCACAAGCAGGCCCAGGAGGAGGGCTGGAGCAAGGCTGCCAAGCTGAATGGGAGAAAGACTAAAGAAGGCCTGATTGGGCTGCTGAAGGAAAGAAACACAGCTGTGTTAGTAGAGGTTAGAATTCCAGACACCAGGAACAGCTGTCCCTTGGGTGTAAGGCTTTGTGATGGAGCCTTTGCATTCATAAAGAAGAGGTGTTTAAGAAGCATAAAAAGTAGTTGGAATTAAGCCCATGAGACCACAGTTATTAGTTATAGACTCATTGAAGTATAGAAATGCACAGGTGTGTTGATGAGAAAAGATCTAGCAGTCTAGAATATTATCCCCCACTTTGAAAGTTCTCGTTACATCACTGcacttttatgaaagacctacattagtatCTGTTTTCTCTAatcaaaagaaatctgaagaggatttttgctttaaCAAAAAAACGATGAAAGGTGAAAAGAGCATTTAGCGTTTGTTTGCACTGAGCCATTACAGAGGCAGCTCAGCTCGCACTTGAGCAGGAAGAGGGGCCCTACCCAGCTCCTTCCCTGGAATCTGCATTCAGGATCAGAGCATCCAGCCACTAGAGCTTTGAACCATCTGCAAACATTTGTGCTTTATCTCAGTTTATTTTAGCAAGCTGTGTCCTAAAGTATCAGAAAAGCCAAGGAGAGGTTACTGTCTGTGTCTGAGAAAGCTCAAGAATTTTTCTGTTTAAATGAGTGGTAGTTGCTTTTCTTTACCCCATCGTAGCAAATGTAGTATTCATAGGAACGTTCTGCTTGCAGACAGCAGCAGATCTGTGTTCCTAAATGTGAGTCCAGTGTGGCTTACACCTTGTCACTGATTGTTTTCTGGAACAGATTTTAAAGCTAGGGATTATATTAATTAGTTGATGGATAATAAGTAACTGTTTTAGGGGAGGTTTAGGGGCCACAGTTGGTGAGGGATCAGATGTGGATTAGTTTAAAGTCAGAGCAGGAGATAAGCTAACAGCAAGAGTGGCTTGGAGAGAGGGGGCTGGAGAATGAGGTGACTGTGGCATGCAGCCATAGGCAGGTGGTAACTTTGTAGTAAGTCCTTGAGGATATTGTGGAACCACCTACTGAATATGTAGGTCATTGCTAACTCACTGGCACAGTAGGAATTACTTCTTTTAGCTTTGGGCCTCAAGCAAGGAGAGGAACAGTAGCTTTAAAATTCTAGggccatttatttctgttttgttaaatCTGCAGCTTATTTGATCAGTACCTTGGTTTACTGTCCAACCTTAAGGCACTTTTGGAAATTCTCAGTCAACAGCTTACACAGCAACATTAATTTGTGCCCACAGGTAAACTGTGAGACAGATTTTGTTTCCAGAAATCTAAAATTTCAGCAGTTGGTCCAGCAAGTTGCCCTTGGAACCATGTTACATTGTCAGCACCTAAAGGATCAACTCTCCACATACAGTAAAGTGAGTTTTGGAGTTTGTGTCATTTGTGAACCTCCCTACCCCCCACCAGGTCTTTGCTGTTCCTTCACACATTCTCATGCCCCACTCCATTACTCATGTGTCTGCCTAAATGTTATCTCTCTGCAGAGGATTACCCTTCCTCCTGAgctctatattttattttgtctcaTTAAGTCGTTTTTATCATAATGCttatacattttcatttatttatatatgtctgttttctccactagATAATATGCTCATGAGGCAGAAAATCTcttttcactactgtgtctctggtGAAGAAGGAGTGGGCCCAGCACTTGGTTGGGGCTCATTAAgtctgtgttgaatgaatgaataaatgccagTGGGGTAGAGTCCATCAGATCAGGTAGAGCTTTGAATTCAGAAATCTACAATGCCTGAGGAAGAGATTTCTAAACACAGGTATTGGAGAAGGCACAATTTTTTAGAATAAGCATATTCTTGTCCAAAGAAGGATTAAAGGAAGGAATTGTATTAGTTTGCTTTTGATTCATTCTATTTTCAAGGCACAAATGAACCAACTGCTcacaattttttgtgtgtttagtgTCATCCTTTTTCTCCTCCTAGTTATCATTTCCTTGAGATCTCATGGTAAATGCTAATTATTACTGGCACTAAATAGTCATATTCTGTGGAAAAATATGTTGAAATTGTTTTGTAGAATTGTATTGAGTAGGTGAGCCACTTGCACTAGAAATTCTAATCTTGACTTTGCCAGTAACTATGTAACCCTGAGCTATTCACTTACTTTACTGTGCCTCTGTTTCATTATCTGTAAGAAACTTTGGTCCCTtttagctttatttatttttttccactttggtctttaattttttgaaagttttattttgaaaaaaattccaaCTCATAGAAAAGTTTCTGATATTCTACAACAAATTATAGCGTACTTTTATCTAGATTCaccatttgctaacattttgcctCATTTGCtttatcacttaaaaaattttttttttaaattttggtatcattaatataaaatcacatgggcaacattgtggttactagatttcccccattatcaagtccccaccacataccccattacagtcactgtctatcagcgtagtaaggtgctatagagtcactacctgtcctctcttCCTTGTGCCCACCCCCACGTTGTGTgctgattgtaatgccccttattccccttctccctccccaatccctttccctttggtaactgttagtccattcttgggttctgtgagtctgctgctgttttgttccttcagttttgctttgttcttatgcttcacagatgagtgaaatcatttggtacttgtctttctccatctgggttatttcactgagcataataccctctagctccatccatgttgttgcaaatggtagcatttattttcttcttacggctgaataatattccattgtgtatatgtaccacctcttctttatcctttcatctactgatggacacttaggttgcttccatttcttggctattgtacttTATCACTTTTTATTACATGTTATTATCATCATTactgtttttttatcctttcgtGAGTACATTGCAGACATCAGGACTGTATCCCTTCAATATCTATACTACAGATGAGGACATTATCCTATATAACCACAGTACAGTAATCAAATAAAGGAAATTtaacattaatatacaatatatatttatgtttttccaGCTAGCAATTTTTCTTTGGTCTAGGATACAGTCGAGAATTGTGTATTTTTACTTACTTGTTTTTCTTGAAGGATAGCTGATAGACAATAtgatactggtttcaagtatacaacacagtgattcttcAGGTACACTCACTATTAAATCCTACCCCCCAGAAATGTACTACAGTTAGTTGTCATGTCTGTTGAatctctttcctttgttcctcatcctttctttgcctttaattacattgacatttttgaagagtacaGGATAATTTTATAGGATATCCTCCAATTTGAGTTTGTATGATGTTTCTTCCTAGAACATGGATTTTTGTaggaatattaaataaaatacccTGTATTTTTCTTAGAACATCACATCAGGAGCCACATGATAACTCTTGGTCCCATTATTGTGATACTAACTTTGATCTCTTAGTTAAGGTACTATCTACCAAGTTTCTGAACTGTAAAGTTACCATGTTCCTCTTGTAATTTAACAAGTAATCTGTATGGGAGATTCTTAGAGGTTGTGTGTAAACAAccagttcctcaaaaaagctcTTGCCGAAAAGTTTTAGCCTCTCTTGATGACTCTTGTTGAGATCAGTTAATACCATGATAGTTAcaatgattatttttctcttataattTCTTGTACCTGTGTTAGTTTTATTATTAGGCATTCTACTTTCAGAAGGAGACTTCTCTCTTTATTTAGTGATTTAGCATTCACTCACTATAAGTCCCATATTCATTTGATGTTCAAGTTATCCCTGGACTTGGCTAGTGCAAGCCAAGCCTGTGCAGCGGGCTCCACTGTGCTCTTGCTATAGCCTCATTATTTTCTGAGCATTTCCTTCTTGGTATAACAAGATATTATGGGTTTATGTTATGCTTTCCTTGCGCCAACTGTGGAATCAGCCACTTTCCAAGGAGTCCTGATCCTTTTTAGTGGTGGAATGCTTTTTAGAGACCAAGATCTGGGAATTAGGTATGCTTATTGCAACTGAGATACCATTGCCGCTCTGCTTTTTCGACAGCTGCAAAGACAGGAAGAGGGAGGGTGacggcaggggaggggagagagggagtctCTCAATAATTTGAATAGTACAGAactgattttgttctttttctatgtGCAATTAGGGCTTCTT comes from the Manis pentadactyla isolate mManPen7 chromosome 10, mManPen7.hap1, whole genome shotgun sequence genome and includes:
- the EEF1AKMT3 gene encoding EEF1A lysine methyltransferase 3; the protein is MADSCPSPELEPESVFPREVRLFADSYSEKSRFRFCGHVLSITQNFGCRLGVAARVWEAGLSLCNFFESQRVDFRGKKVIELGAGTGIVGILAALQGGDVTITDLPLALEQIQGNVQANVPAGGQAQVHALSWGIDQHVFPRDYDLVLGADIVYLEPTFPLLLGTLQHLCGPNGTIYLASKMREEHGTESFFQHLLPQHFQLELAQRDEDENVNIYTARHREPRPV
- the TSFM gene encoding elongation factor Ts, mitochondrial isoform X1 gives rise to the protein MSLLRSLRLCLVARTGSCQAGPLRLQAPRRWHTSHAGLGLTSASGKELLMKLRRKTGYSFVNCKKALETCGGDLKQAESWLHKQAQEEGWSKAAKLNGRKTKEGLIGLLKERNTAVLVEVNCETDFVSRNLKFQQLVQQVALGTMLHCQHLKDQLSTYSKGFLNPSELSEIPAGPEREGSLKNQLVLAIGKLGENMTLKRAAWVKVPDGFYIGSYVHGAVHSPLLHNLVLGKYGALVICKTSEQKANLEDLGRRLGQHVVGMAPRSVGSLDDEPGGEEETKMLSQPYLLDPSITLGQYVQPRGVSVVDFVRFECGESEEAAEAE